A window of the Vigna angularis cultivar LongXiaoDou No.4 chromosome 3, ASM1680809v1, whole genome shotgun sequence genome harbors these coding sequences:
- the LOC108324104 gene encoding probable protein phosphatase 2C 5 isoform X2, which translates to MSAAIFAKENILSNVLTAIPQDISRDEWLQALPRALVVAFVKTDIEFQKKGETSGTTATFVLIDGWTVTVASVGDSRCILDTQGGVVSLLTVDHRLEENVEERERITASGGEVGRLNVFGGNEVGPLRCWPGGLCLSRSIGDTDVGEFIVPIPHVKQVKLSKAGGRLIIASDGIWDALSSEMAAKSCRGLPAELAAKMVVKEALRTRGLKDDTTCLVVDIIPSDHPVLPTIPTKKHNMLTSLLFGKKSQNSTNKSTNKLSAVGVVEELFEEGSAMLTERLGKDFPSSTNSGMFRCAVCQADQPSGDGLSMNTGSFFSPVSKPWEGPFLCTNCQKKKDAMEGKRSSRPSETA; encoded by the exons ATGTCTGCTGCTATCTTTGCGAAGGAAAACATACTAAGTAATGTTTTGACTGCAATACCGCAAGATATCAGTAGGGATGAGTGGCTTCAAGCTCTGCCTCGTGCTCTAGTTGTTGCTTTTGTGAAAACTGACATAGAGTTTCAGAAGAAAG GGGAAACATCTGGAACAACAGCTACATTTGTTCTGATTGATGGATGGACTGTTACTGTTGCATCTGTCGGGGATTCCCGTTGCATATTAGATACACAGGGAGGTGTCGTCTCTCTCTTGACAGTTGATCACAGATTGGAAGAAAATGTAGAAGAGAGGGAACGCATTACTGCCAGTGGTGGTGAAGTAGGAAGACTGAACGTTTTTGGAGGCAATGAG GTAGGACCTCTTCGTTGCTGGCCTGGTGGATTGTGCCTTTCTAGATCAATTGGTGACACAGATGTCGGAGAATTTATTGTGCCAATACCACACGTTAAGCAAGTGAAG CTTTCAAAAGCTGGTGGAAGACTTATTATAGCTTCTGATGGCATTTGGGATGCTTTATCATCTGAAATGGCTGCCAAGTCATGCCGGGGTCTACCTGCTGAGCTGGCTGCAAAGATGGTGGTCAAG GAAGCTCTAAGGACAAGGGGACTGAAGGATGATACAACTTGCCTTGTTGTAGATATTATTCCGTCAGATCATCCTGTATTACCAACAATTCCTACAAAGAAACACAATATGCTAACTTCCCTTTTATTTGGAAAGAAATCTCAAAACTCTACAAACAAAAGTACCAATAAGCTTTCTGCTGTAGGTGTTGTGGAGGAATTATTTGAAGAGGGTTCTGCTATGCTTACAGAAAG ATTGGGTAAGGATTTTCCATCTAGTACGAATTCTGGAATGTTCCGCTGTGCGGTTTGCCAAGCTGATCAACCCTCTGGAGATGGTTTATCAATGAACACTGGGTCCTTTTTTTCTCCAGTATCTAAGCCATGGGAAGGTCCGTTCCTCTGCACAAACTGTCAGAAGAAGAAAGATGCCATGGAAGGAAAAAGGTCTAGCAGGCCCTCAGAAACAGCATAG
- the LOC108324104 gene encoding probable protein phosphatase 2C 5 isoform X1, with protein MNRTELSNMKQPPVPLATLIGRELRNGKIEKPFVKYGQAGLAKKGEDYFLIKTDCQRVPGDSSTLFSVFAIFDGHNGMSAAIFAKENILSNVLTAIPQDISRDEWLQALPRALVVAFVKTDIEFQKKGETSGTTATFVLIDGWTVTVASVGDSRCILDTQGGVVSLLTVDHRLEENVEERERITASGGEVGRLNVFGGNEVGPLRCWPGGLCLSRSIGDTDVGEFIVPIPHVKQVKLSKAGGRLIIASDGIWDALSSEMAAKSCRGLPAELAAKMVVKEALRTRGLKDDTTCLVVDIIPSDHPVLPTIPTKKHNMLTSLLFGKKSQNSTNKSTNKLSAVGVVEELFEEGSAMLTERLGKDFPSSTNSGMFRCAVCQADQPSGDGLSMNTGSFFSPVSKPWEGPFLCTNCQKKKDAMEGKRSSRPSETA; from the exons ATGAATAGGACTGAATTATCTAATATGAAGCAGCCACCTGTCCCACTGGCAACCTTGATTGGCCGGGAGCTACgaaatggaaaaattgaaaagcCTTTTGTGAAGTATGGGCAAGCTGGCTTGGCAAAGAAAGGAGAAGATTACTTTCTAATCAAGACGGATTGCCAGAGAGTTCCTGGGGATTCATCAACACTTTTTTCTGTCTTTGCG ATCTTTGATGGGCATAATGGTATGTCTGCTGCTATCTTTGCGAAGGAAAACATACTAAGTAATGTTTTGACTGCAATACCGCAAGATATCAGTAGGGATGAGTGGCTTCAAGCTCTGCCTCGTGCTCTAGTTGTTGCTTTTGTGAAAACTGACATAGAGTTTCAGAAGAAAG GGGAAACATCTGGAACAACAGCTACATTTGTTCTGATTGATGGATGGACTGTTACTGTTGCATCTGTCGGGGATTCCCGTTGCATATTAGATACACAGGGAGGTGTCGTCTCTCTCTTGACAGTTGATCACAGATTGGAAGAAAATGTAGAAGAGAGGGAACGCATTACTGCCAGTGGTGGTGAAGTAGGAAGACTGAACGTTTTTGGAGGCAATGAG GTAGGACCTCTTCGTTGCTGGCCTGGTGGATTGTGCCTTTCTAGATCAATTGGTGACACAGATGTCGGAGAATTTATTGTGCCAATACCACACGTTAAGCAAGTGAAG CTTTCAAAAGCTGGTGGAAGACTTATTATAGCTTCTGATGGCATTTGGGATGCTTTATCATCTGAAATGGCTGCCAAGTCATGCCGGGGTCTACCTGCTGAGCTGGCTGCAAAGATGGTGGTCAAG GAAGCTCTAAGGACAAGGGGACTGAAGGATGATACAACTTGCCTTGTTGTAGATATTATTCCGTCAGATCATCCTGTATTACCAACAATTCCTACAAAGAAACACAATATGCTAACTTCCCTTTTATTTGGAAAGAAATCTCAAAACTCTACAAACAAAAGTACCAATAAGCTTTCTGCTGTAGGTGTTGTGGAGGAATTATTTGAAGAGGGTTCTGCTATGCTTACAGAAAG ATTGGGTAAGGATTTTCCATCTAGTACGAATTCTGGAATGTTCCGCTGTGCGGTTTGCCAAGCTGATCAACCCTCTGGAGATGGTTTATCAATGAACACTGGGTCCTTTTTTTCTCCAGTATCTAAGCCATGGGAAGGTCCGTTCCTCTGCACAAACTGTCAGAAGAAGAAAGATGCCATGGAAGGAAAAAGGTCTAGCAGGCCCTCAGAAACAGCATAG